From Solea senegalensis isolate Sse05_10M linkage group LG16, IFAPA_SoseM_1, whole genome shotgun sequence:
ACTCCAGATTTCCACAATAGATTTAGTGTCAGTGCCCCTCAGTTGTTATGCCTTTTCAGTTTGCATAATGCCACTTTTTGGTCAGTAGAAGGGTGAATTGTATCCTTCATGGGTCACTAACTCACTCCATCCAAAACACTGTTGTGCGTCAATGAACTGTATAGTCGCATGGCAGCCATTTAGTGCCAAAGCGTTCCACTTCAAAGGCCTGGCCATGGACTACAGAGGAAAGTGTGCCATCCTCATTGTctacctttgttttttttgttgctctgcTCAGTGGAAGGATTCTCTCTGCTGGAAGTGGTTATTGTAATGTTGAAATATGAATAGTGAATGAGTAGTGAGCCATCTTTACCCTGGCACAAGATGTTTTCTGAGTCATACAGAATTCCCATTGGAAAAAGTCCTGATCAGGTTTATTGTTCAATGTTATTATCAGCtgttagtttaaaaaaatgcatgcaACTTTAGTGTTGTCAGTTGAAGTAAATGACTGCATATAAAGCTGGACAACATGACCAtatggagacaaaaaacaaaaaaacaaactaacaaactacTCCCAACTATTCCCAGAAATGTTAGTCCATAGAATTGAATCATCAAACTTCAAATAATCATAATACAAACTCAACGGGAACAATAGTCCTCACACTTCGTGCCAGGAGCCGTTGGCTTTCATGCTTGGGCCCTAAAGAACGCATCAGTGTGTATCATATCACATCCACATGTACAATCTCATCAGAGTATGACATAACATTCAGCTGTGCATAATTTCCTGGTATGCTTGGTTTGAAAgttgcagtaggcaggattgctGGAAAATAGTTTCATgttgttgagtttcatctgcaaaatattaaaatagtgtGCAGCAGTGGTCGTTGGCTGAAGGCTGAATGATAGGATAGGGACTTAAGTACTCTTAGACTAGAGTTACAGTCACTAGTAAAGATTACTTAGCGAAGATTCACTGGAGTGTGAGGGGGAAGTAAATCAGCCCCCTTGTGACCCcgtgctgtgtgtttttatgagacGGGGaattaaatgtgtcagtgtctgtgtgaaagGACAGAGCCATGCTGAAATGTGTGTGAGctgggcagtgtgtgtgtgcactgtgacATTGTCAATGATCCAGCTTAGCAAGCAGCTCAGCGTTCCGAGGAACTGACAAGGATTTCATTGAACTGTtgttgacacacaaacacacaactcttTGACGGCCTTTGCATGTTTGCACAAAAGCAGCCTTGCCGTTTCATGGAGTGTCACTTTCACTTTGCTTAGGTGTATCAGCCGAGTGAATGTATCACACAGGCTGCAAGCTACTAGCCCTGATAAAAATGATGAATCGTCAACTTTCTCTAAATCATAAGGCTGTGATATTAACTCAATCAACTGTTACTGCACATGACTGAGATTAATATGCAAGTTTGGAGAATTGTGAACACAAATATACcatttgtggacattttgcccatacacaaataataacaaactgTATATTTGGTCACTGTATTAATGTAATTAGGGCTGCAGCTTTATTATACCGGTATGccatatcacaatataaatttTGGATACATATATGTCACCTGCAGGATCCTGAGCATGTTGTATCTCCTACAAATTGCTCACTATGGCTGCCTCTTTTGTTAGGTTTGTGTTACTCTGGTAAGTCTGTAAATGCTGGTTTTCTGTTTGGACTCTGTTGTGGGTGAATGGGTGATTTACGAAGCAACAcagtagggatgcaccgatcTGATCAAACCTCCAATACTGATATCTGAGGTTTAGAACTGGCCGATCCCGATCCGATACAGAAAAACAGTGTGGAATTTTGGTAGCAAATGGTAGGTCTCATTGTGTGAAAAAGACTGGGCTTATTCTTTTTTCAGACTTgacttaaacatttatttcatattttttaaaaacatatgagCAGATAGAAATGTACGgaattacttatttatttaataactgTGCACCAGTACAGCAATCTTAAATAAACCAATAGCTTCACAAGCTTGATagacattcaaaataaacagtacaacaattattttaacaattattttaacacaaaagcagctgaatAAATCATAGCTTCTAGATAGGTGTCCCTCGTTCACAACGTATTGTATGCACAACGCAGCCTAGACTACGCACTCTCATGTTCTCCGTCGCCTTTCGCATGTTGCTGGTGTTGTCCCTCAGAATCGCATGGACTTTGCTCACAGGAATTTGACACTTGTCAAACATTTCCATTAGGGTAACTGCAATCGCATCACTGGTGTGACACACGGAGGTTTGTTGCGTCTAACATTGCACTGTGTGGCACGTAACTCTCATCCAGCCATCATGCTGTTAAACTTAAAAGTGACACAGGGGAAACGTCAGAGCTCCAGATATCTCTAGTTAAACTCAGAGCtttgacatattttatattCTCTAATATGTGAATGTATACTTCACTGCAGTTCAGGTAGAGCCGTCTTGGACAAATAAATCCCCTGTCCCCGACAGCTTGCCTATCCATAGCGATGACCACTCCTTGGAACATTTACTGCGCAGGTATTGCAAGTAGCCGTCAAGTTTGTAGATCGGCCGCTATGGATCCGCCCATTGTCACCGATACCCGATCTAGGATTTTCTTCAATATCGGGACCGATACTGATACAAATATGGGATCGGTGCATCCCTTCAACACAGACCTCAGTTTCTTTTGGAAAAGGCTGTCCTTTTGCGACCCTACTGTGGCAGTTTTAGATTTCAGTCGAGGCTAACAAACTGGTAAGAATCATCAGTTATATTTAGTAGGGTAACAAACAGTACACATGGGATAAGTTTAGTTTATGCTAACAGAGCTTAGAGGAATGGCTGATAGATGCGTTGAAAGAACCCTGTAACACTCTTCCACTAACACAAGTAAGCTCTGCTATTGATGTCACCTCATGTAATAGATGCAGTACTAAGTAGATAGTCATCAGCGCCCTGGAAAAGTATGGGGACACACATTTTTGTATacttacataaataaaatatagttatttgTTCTAGAGGgccaaagaaaagcaaaaacattcatGTTTAAGATGTTatgatgaaattattttaataatgaaaaaagaacaCTCAGCCAATTAATTTAATTCTGAAAATATTtggattcatttagtaattgattaataatcaattaagtGATTGATTGCTGTATCTCCTGCAGAAATACTTTTCGTAAGACACCAGCACACAGCAGTCAGTTTTAGTCCATCTGAGATACCtggctttttttaattatttcacctGTGCTGAATTGATCAAGTTTTGTAGCtgcaagaaaatgaaaacattactgATTTCTCCTGAAGAGTGCAGTACAACCGAGTTATGCTGCTCTTTATCTGAAAGCGATACTTTGGAAAGGCAGTATTGATGTGTAGCTAAAAAGGATTATAATATGAGGCGGCCTGTCCAGGTTGCAGTGGTGCAATCCAGGCTTAAGCATTGCGTTATACAAGAGCTGCAAATAGAATGAGCTGATACATCAAATACAAAGAAATCTGTCTGTAAACTTTAATATGTGGAATACAAGTCAAATGTAGTGCATAAGTGTAGCTGATGACTTGAAAAAAATCCTTGATGCACGAAAGTATCAATTGTTTGGGGTCTAATATGATGGTGGTGAAATAAAAACTCTTAAGAAAACCTTTAGAGcatttttttagcattttaacTTAAGAATATCAGGTTCACAGATCAATGGAAAGTAAGGCTGAACAGCTAATCAAATTTATAACAAgacaattaaaaacagcaacTTAGGATGTGGATATTTTATGTAGAATGTTCTGTAAACAATCTACATATTTTTGCAGAAACAGATTGTTTACAGAAAGTcctattattagggttcgagcaacaaggttgcaagaaccctattgaattTTGCTATTGGAATTATACCTTACTCATGCTTTATTCAACTCTGTCACAGACTTTGGTGTAACTGCCCCAGTTCTGATTGGTCTATTAATGACGTAATACATGCATTAGGTCCCACATCTGCAGGTCTGCACGTTCTTCATTCCCACAGCCATTAAAAACCAGTCCAGCACTCTACAGGACACGGTTACACAGTCAATTTCCATTGGCAGTATTCCTTACATCCTGCAAGAAAATTTATGCATCCACTTTTTATCACTGTAATTTCTGCAATAAATCCTGTTTCACTGCACTTtcattgataataataacaacaataataatgtttgaaTACTTTCTCATATACTTTATCATCCTATATATTTTGTAATGCTTAGTCTATTCCCGTGTTGCagttatatgtatatagttTAATGTTTATCCTATTTAATAgcttatttttgtattaatgagtatatttttctattttctactttaaatTTACTAGATTTACTTATCTTCTATCCATTTGTGCTGCTGAGCATTTGCTTTTAATAGGATTTCAGCTGCATCGTGGATACTACACCACAATAATTCACTAGAGTGTACCATGTAGCTGAAGCCCTGAGTCAGTCACTCAGtttaaaagaattaaaacaagttatcttgttttttcagctttttaaatgtgaacttttTTGGCTTCTTTGCTGCATGTAACAAATATattgttaacccttagtgctcatgcatcgcagatctgtgccgcaggtgcaccttCGGTCAATTGCTGTGGGTATAATACACAaatccttatatggacatcctggggggatGTGGTAGATAGGTCAcctattcaggctttaaaaatgcaggGAATTTTTCGTCTGATTATGTGGTGTTGAATCAAAgccatgattcattttatatatatatacatcatataTGAAAATTTTCTGTTTCttaattgcagccctagttaATACTGTGACATGTGACAGTTGATACTAAATTAGTGAAAAGAAGTGAGCCAGCCACAGTAATGTGATGTAGACATGATAAGGTTAGCTAAGGTGTGTAAAAGAGTAGGATGCACTAATGCAACATTACGGATGCAAACTGTTGTAAGaatacagaagaagaagacaccaTCAGGCTTTGGCTACATtcataattttacattttcatttgaaaaacagcatttattttcaaacgtGCTTATTATCAGAAAGTACTGCtaataacaaacaacaatggCGAAAAAGTTTTGGGACCACTGACATGGTGAAACTGACATTAACTTAGCCAAGTTAGGGCTACTAAGAACCAAGTAATTCTGAGTTTTTATACAAAAACAGAGCTAGCAGTGttttcacacttttgttttgctctcaaaaatgtactgtaaatgaaaacagtagtgtggatgtagactttgatttatttaatctaaAACTTTGTAGAATTTAGACTTCATATGAATTGAACACTGTCTATTCTAACAGGGCTTTGAGGCCCTGGCTCCCCTCTTGCTCTTTTTAGAGAGTGAGCTTTAGAAAgaagaggtttgtgtgtgtgtgagtgtgtgtgtgtgtattacagtGAACACTGTAGGTTTGTgtggctgcatgtgtgtataaggagcatacacacatgcacagatggcAGCTGCTCAGCGAGGCCTTTCGAGTGGTAATTACAGAGTGTGAGGCGCATTACTTAACTCTTAGTGTTTGAGTCTGCAGGGTGTCTGTATTGTTTCTACTGCtgtcgacaaaaaaaaaaaaggttggttTAGACTGTGCAAGAAAAAATATGTCTACAATTAAGAGAACACTGCAACTCAATATAGTGCCAGCCTTTACTGAAAACCCATTATACATcgtgcagtttgtttttatgcattttatgtATTGAAGTTGCTCTACATTGCCAGATATCCTTTACTGACTTACATAAATTGAAAACAGGTTTCTTGAATATTCAAATTTTGACttgaagaaaaaggaggagcGTTGTGGGAGGCATTAGGGGTTCAGTTAACTTATTGCTATCTGGCATATTTGACCTACAGCGTAGACTCTTTCCTCATTCCAGATTTCTTACCACGGTGGTGGAGAGGGAGTGGAGAGTGATGACTCGGAGGGGGAGAACCAGGAACTTGCACAGATAGACAGAGGTACGTTCACTCTGACAAACACATGATGATCTGATGATTATTTGTTTAACCACAAATAATCATGACATGTTTCAAGTCAACAGAAAATCGGCTTGAGGATAAGAGCATTTGCACTCTTTTGCAGCCTTCTGCTCTGATATTTTCTTCTCATCATCTCCTTCAGAAAGACGGAGAAATTGTGCCCTCACCCCCTTGGCCACCAGCCAGCAGCACAACCAGGGTCCCCTCTCTCCAACTCGATTACGCCGCCTCCGCCTCCTCTTAGATGCCAATCTGGATCATCACTCTTCAGAGGAAGAGCTTGAGCGAATCAGCCGTGGTGACAACAGGAAGTGGGTGTCTGCACTTCCACAGCGCCACGGAGATCACCTCAGCAGTGCCTCCAGCGATGAGGAGGTGCGGGACCTCTGTGGCTGCGGGTCCCCTGCTGCCTCTGCTAGGCAGCTGGTTGAGCCAGGCGCTTGCTTGGTTGCATCCCCAAGTCCCGTGCTCTTTAGCTCCAGTCCGCCACGAAGCTTCAAGCCACCTCCCATGCGATTTCAGCTGCAGGTGGTTCAACCAGTGGCACGACCTATTATTTTGACCCACTTTGACCAGACAGCACCTTACAGAAAGCATCGGCACAGCTACGGCGGGGAGCCAGGGAGGCCCAGTCTGGACCTGGAAAAAATGCAGCAAGTTAGTAGTTATCTTTAAATGcttcatgatgtttttttattagcacTAATAATGAGCATTTAGACTAGTTATCATGATAATCACAAGGTTGGTTTATTAGCCCTTACTTatggtggtacttggtataaaaggtttgagaaccactggattAGAAgatattcaattcaataaatTAAGATCAGTTGAAGTATTACACTTTTTTGTCTAATAATCTCTGTTATCCTTAAGATATCGATTCAAATTCTGACACATTTAACATCTTAAACTTTCTGATAGTGTTGAATTCTGATTTGAAGTGATCACTACACAAGGGGAAATTGTGCAGTTTCCCATAGCTTGTCTTTCTTTGCTTGCTTCAAAGcgtgttttatggcagtgatccacctctgctgtctctTGAGATCTTTGGTGATCTGGtaaaatgtttgatattttatcttcacttttttatgaatacagccGGCGAAGAGATGAGTTACTTGGCATAGtgcctggtatatacagtattttgtcTAGATTTGAATGCATGGGATTTTTATTCCAAGTGTTGCATGGTGGGATTGTGTGACCAGAGCTCTATATCCTTATGCGTCTCAATTATTCTGATGAGAAATCCTAATTTAGTTCCTTTcgttacatattattattatacattagaTACAGTTCCACTAACATCAACAGCAACACAGTTACCCTCTTAAGTAATATGACCATTTGAAAAGTACCAAATAACATACTAGTCTTACACTCACCcccaaaacaacacatattgTGATGCTGGGCTGAAATGAGTTCCAAAAATACAAAgatgcccccccccacacacacacaaatgtgcacacTCTCACAAGCAAACAAAGTCTACCCTTTCCATAGCTGGACTCTAACCACCATGGTGGTCTGGCTGGAGAGGGATGAAGGAGATGGAGGCACGGACGGCAGATGTCCGCCCCCGTTTCTCACAAAGGCTGGCAAGCGAGGGGAAACGATGGAGGGGTGGAGGCAGAAGGAGAGgattaaacaaacaacagaaaaacgtCAGCCACTAATGAGTCATGAAGAAGCCAGTCCACTAATTATTAAAATCAAATAGACTTGTTGGCCCGTACCatggaggggagagagagtgtgtgcgtttgtgtgtgtgtgtgtgtgtttgcacagagaGAAACTGCAGGTTTCAGAGGTCCATATGTCCATGGTTTTTAGAGGGAAAGAACAGATGATGAGAGACAGCGGGCAGCAATGAgaagggtgaaaaaaaaaggtggtggtggtgggggtttcTATcatcctgtctgtctttttgtgaCTGCTTGTGTATATCCTACTGTTTGTGAATTTCTTTCTgattgcacgtgtgtgtgcgtgtgtgtacccAGTCAAGTGGAATTGGGGGGTGCTGTGGGGAATACAATGGGGGGCCTACAGAGGTAGCAGACACAGATTCAGTCTCCCATTAACCCTTTAAGTGGACTTTAAGTTTGCCTCAGCTTCCACACTATGTGATTTGTTTCACAGATGCTCTTCTGGGGATGACATTAAGATGTTAAGATGTTAAATCAAGTTTGGTTGgtcaaacatttttcatttgtcagaCTCCACATGCTACAATTATTGTGACTGTTTCCTATTCAAACCTCTTGTGAGAAGTTTGGTATTGTTTTACAGTATCTACAGTATAAGTTGCTATTTTCATGTCTATGATGTTGTTGGAGTCAACCCGTCTAAACTAATGTGAACGTGAGTGTTCAGGCAGGTCAGACCACAGTAAGTGAGATTGTGATCATGTGCACAACATAAAAAGAGACCATGAAAATAGGATGTATACATCATGTTAGGTATGACAAGACCTAACAGGACAAGAAGGGTTTTAAACTACAGGCTCAGCTTCAACTGAACACTCTGAACTACTTTCTGCCGCTAATACTCAGGTGTTAACTGACCATGTCTGTTGCTGCAATCAAGTGGAACACATGAACTCTTAATGGCATGGGAAATTGTGTGCAAGACAAGCTTTCAAAAACTTGAAAGTGGGAGCAGGTTGTGAATTTGACAGGGGGTGTGTTACAGTTTGCTTATCTCTTGAAAACATTCAACAATCCCATTTGAGCTCAtcatatgtacagtacaacTGTTCTAATGGTTCTCAAATTCATCAGGCAGACCAGCAACAAAACTAGAGGCTTGATAACAAAACACAGGGACTGTGAAGTCACTCTTTGTTGAAGAGACTGGAAGTCGACTATATATTTACATAAGTCATTGTGACATCTTGTCAACCTGATAGTTTAAGGTTTGCGTAGGACAGCTGTTTTTTTAAgaacagtgtttatttattttcttgggAGAATGTCAGAATCCTGTTCTGTTTGCTCTACAGTATCTGAAGTCAGTTATTTGTAAGCTTGCCAGGCTGCTAGTGTGACCAGCATGAGCTGCCACTTAAGTAACA
This genomic window contains:
- the si:dkey-16j16.4 gene encoding uncharacterized protein si:dkey-16j16.4, with protein sequence MLKTLTKKLRRHSLNEIHPFQLKISYHGGGEGVESDDSEGENQELAQIDRERRRNCALTPLATSQQHNQGPLSPTRLRRLRLLLDANLDHHSSEEELERISRGDNRKWVSALPQRHGDHLSSASSDEEVRDLCGCGSPAASARQLVEPGACLVASPSPVLFSSSPPRSFKPPPMRFQLQVVQPVARPIILTHFDQTAPYRKHRHSYGGEPGRPSLDLEKMQQKMLLKKNCGGKTRTIKIRNLTGSRPAPRYTYDPSIFAFRSLSTVPPCSPLTTCEDPPCS